The Candidatus Methylacidiphilales bacterium genome includes the window ATAACCGGGATGTTTCCAAAGGAGGATTTTTTTGCTGGTGACATGGTCATGCCATGCCGCCCGCCCTCCGCGTTTGCAATCCCGCTGAATCCACCACCATAACCGGCCTGGCCTCATGTTCCTAACTATGTAATCATGCGGTTTGCTATCGGCGAATCCCCAAAGCTGCCAGCGTCTCGGCCAATCTTGCCGGATCGATATTAAAATCAGCATGCTTGGGGTCGCCTTCTACAGCGGGGAAGGCAAGACACGCATAGGCCAAATCCAAACGGCTGGCGATTCCCCAATAAGCCATGTCCGAGTACCCGCTAGGAAAGCACTCGACAACCGTGGTTCCGGTCTTGCAAAAGGCCAGATTGGCCAGCGCGGCGCCATGCGAAGCCACGATGGCCCCAGCCTCGGCAAAGAGCGCGGCTTGTTCCCTGACGCTGAGGCCGTTCATAAGAATCTTTTCAAATCCAAGCGGTTTTAGTGCCGTAAAAACCTCCGCATCGTTCAAGACCCTGCGGGTTGGCGCGTCGCCCCGGCTGATATAGAGGCGTTTTTTTCGTGTTTCTGAAACCGGGCGCGTAAAGGCCTTTTGCAAAAATTCAAAGATCCAGCGCGGCCGAAATGCCGAGGTCAGTGGGGATAAGGCGACAAACTTTTCCAAACTCAAATACTCCCCCGTCTGTTCCAGTGAGATTATCCGATCCGGACTGATATTAAATACCTCAAGAGTGTCCGTCACAAACGGTGTCAGTGCGTTGACCAAAAATTTGTCGATGCTGCTGAAAAGGCCCGCCTCCCGGAGTACATGTATTTTGGGCAGGCAATCCAGGAGCCAGTGGCAGTAGTTTTTTCCGTCGCCCAGGCATGTGAGATCGGCGATCGTTCCGCGCAAATGCAATGGTTTGGGCAGGCGCCACTTGCCCGCCTTTCCATCCCTGTAGAATTCATCCGCGTTGTAGAGTCGAAAAATCAGGTCGCTGACCGGATTGCCGTCGGCTGCAAAGACGGCATTGGGTTGCCAGGGCCTGAACCAAAGGCGCGCACCGGGCATGACGGCGGCAAAAACCGCCGGGAATATTTCTCGCTCCCATTGCATAACATTGTAATTATAACCAAAATCTGGGTAGTTCATCCGATTGACCACTTCCTCAGGTTCCCGAAGCCGCACATAGGCCGCGCCAATTTGGGAGCTGTTCCTTTGGAACCAGTCTGCAGTTGTATTGTAAGCTGTAAAATCCAGGGGTTGCGGTTTCCTGCGAAATAATCCGGCGCCGGTCTGCAGTAGCTTCACAATCATAGTCCGCCTTTTTGCAGGCTCATTGTTCGGCGCAGAGCGCCCAACCACGGCCGGTTGCAAGCCAGATCGGGATAGCGCAGCAAGCCTTTCGCCAATTTGCCGAAGGCTTTCAATTTTTGCCGGCATTGCAGCAAATACATGGCTTCGCGCGGCACAAGCATGCGGCGCTCCCTCTGCAGTTCCTTTTCCAGTTGGCTGCGTTCCGCGTCAGGCAGGCGTGGCGCATACCTTTCCGCAATCCGTATTTCATCCTGTCGAAACCCCCAGGCGATGCCTGATTTGATGGTCTTGGAATCCGCATGGAAGCGCCAGGCGGCCAGCTTTTCCGGAACCAACGTCTGTACCAGTCCGCATGCGAGCACAGCCCGCGCGTAGTACTCCATGTCCATCGAATAATGATACGTTTCATCCAAGCCGCCCGAGCTTTTCGTAAACCGAGCGCCGCATAAAGCAGGCGTCGGAAAAGGGGAAAAGATAGGAATGTGAGCGGCCCCACGGGCGCAGGTACTCGGATGCTGTCCTTGCCGGAACGGGTACAATTTCACCACACACCCCATTGGAGGCAAAAGTGTCGGCAGTACCGGAGATCCAGACTATAGAGGGATCTTTGAAATAATGTTCCACCGTTTGCAGGAAGCCAGGCAGCAGGATGTCATCACTGTTCAGATACATCCATGCGTCCCCGGTCATTTTTTGAAGGCCCTTGTTGATGGCATGTGTCTGGCCCCGATCCGGTTCGCTGACCCAGAAGGCCAGATGCTTTTCATATTTTCTCAGGATATCAATACTCCCGTCCGTGCTCCCGCCATCAATGACCAGCAATTCCAAATCCGGATATTTCTGTTCCAAAACGGACAGCAGGGTTTCCTCCAGATAAGCGGCTGTTTGATAGCTGGGAATGATGACGCTGATGCGCATGGCGTTTGAAAATGCGGATTACAGCCCCGCTGCTGCCTGGAAGATCCGGGTTGTTGTCATATCAGTTCCCGATACACAGCCAAGGTTGCGGCGATTGACTTTTCCAGTTGAAACTCCGGCGAGCGCATTCTTCCCAGAGTTTTCAACTCCTCGCGTAATTCGTTTTCTTCAGCTAGCTTTCGCAGGGAAAGATACAATGACTCTTCGTTATTTTCCGCAAAGAACAAGGCGGCATTGCCGGCGACCTCCCTGAAGGGCGCGATGTCCGACGCAAGTACTGGCGTTCCACAGGCAAATGCCTCGAGGATGGGGAAGCCGAAACCTTCCCAGCGAGAAGTTAGAACAAGGGCCAGCGCATCGCTATAAAGCTGTGCAAGATCCTGTTCGGATAAAAAACCAAGATGCTCCATTCCTTCCAGCAGTCCGGCTTGTGCGAGTTCGGCCTGTTCTTCCGTGGAAAACGGCTGGCCCGCGAGTTTAAGGATTGTTTCCGGATAAGCGGCGTGGAAGCGGGCAAAGGCGCGGGCAAGCAGTTTGAAATTTTTGTATCCTTTCCTGTACCCGACGTACAAAAAATAGGGCCGGGATTTTACACCGTCTGTTTTCCGCAATGGAGGCAGTTGGGGCGTGCCATGCAGAACAACCCGGGTTTTGCATTCCAACCCAGGATAATAGTTTGACAGGTCCTGCCGGGTTGACTGGGAAATGCAGATGATGGCGTCCGCGCTGTCCAAAGCCGCCCGTTTCGCCTTTTGCAAACGCCCGTCAGGATCTGTTTCCGGAAACCGCTCATGAATACAATCATGCACGGTAACAACCCGACACCCGTGGAATTCCTTGAAAGGGACATTCCGGAGTGTTTGGTAATAGGTAAAATGGACGATCTGATTTATTTCGGCCTGTGCCAATCCTGTGAGAAACCGTTTTTCGCGCCACATTTGCAAGCGTCCGGGCATCCAGCGATTCCACCGGTACGAACAGGGTTTGGCATTCGGCCAGCGAAGCGCAGCGTCCCTGCAGTTTGCATTGTCGAGCAGTGTCACGCGAGCTTCCGCTTTTAAACTGATGCCGGAAATCAACTGATGAAAATACCTGGAGACGCCGCCCCGGGGCGAATGGTCAAAAACATACCCTTCATAAAGGACGTTCATAGGTTTTTGCGTTCTGCGAAGATGTTCAAAGCCATTTCGATTCCATCCCAATCGGGACGTTTGACAAAGGGTTGTGAGACAATGCAGTTGGATTGGATAAAGGCGTCAAAACCAGCCGTTTCCAGAATATCCAATAATTCGCGCAGCCGGGTCGGCTGGTCTTTGAACCGGTGATATTCCACAAAAAGCCGTTCCACACGGTTGAGCTGGCCGCGGCATTCCTGCAACACATCGATTTCTTTCCCCTCGATATCCAGCTTTAACAGGTCAATGGGCTCATTCAGGCGGGAGGAAAGCAAAACCTGTTGGACTTCAACCTGTCCGGCAGTTTTACTGTCTGACAATCTGCCGGCCGCGCCGCCGCGCGGATCGAAACGCCCGGAGCCTTTTTCATCCGACAGGGCGGCGGCCACCACTTCCACATCCGTCAAATCGAAGCTTTGGAGATTTTCCTCCAATACAAGGAGCAGTCCAGGGTCGGGTTCAAAAGCCGTGATCCTGGCATCCGGGTAAAGCTTTTTCCAATAGATGCAAGCCAGGCCTATGTTCGCCCCTGCGTCAAGAATCCGGGGACAAGGAGAGGGGCTTGAAAAGCGGTAGTATTCGTTTTCGAATATTTCCTCGTACATTGTCAAAAAAGATGCGGGATCCGTGATTTGGAGGGGCTTCCCCAGCAAGCCTGTAGTCATTTGAAGATTTCGCGGGCTGCGGCGCAAGCGCTCCACTTCACGGACACGGCGGCGATAGGGCGGATTGCGCAACCGTTTCCACCACTCATGCGCGCGAAGAAATTCTTTCAAACTGTATTTAAGTTCCATGTGTATTCTTATTTTTTGGAGGCGGGAAAAGACCGTATTTTACCAGCAGATATTTCAATCCTCTTTTCAGTTTGCGCAGAGCGCGGATCGGGAGAGCTTGGGGCTTCCGATACCCTGTACCCCAGTGCGTATGAAAAGTATATTCATCCGCTTCGCAATCCACTGTCAGGTTAGGCGGATGGCAAAGTGCCGGGATTTGTCCGGTTTCGAGATTTGCAAGCAGTGATTCCGCGCGCGTGTGGGATCCATCCGCCCGGAATCCGAGATTCGTGATCAAATTTTTATCCGGTATGGCGGCAATTCCCTTATGAGACCAGCACGCAT containing:
- a CDS encoding glycosyltransferase family 61 protein, which translates into the protein MIVKLLQTGAGLFRRKPQPLDFTAYNTTADWFQRNSSQIGAAYVRLREPEEVVNRMNYPDFGYNYNVMQWEREIFPAVFAAVMPGARLWFRPWQPNAVFAADGNPVSDLIFRLYNADEFYRDGKAGKWRLPKPLHLRGTIADLTCLGDGKNYCHWLLDCLPKIHVLREAGLFSSIDKFLVNALTPFVTDTLEVFNISPDRIISLEQTGEYLSLEKFVALSPLTSAFRPRWIFEFLQKAFTRPVSETRKKRLYISRGDAPTRRVLNDAEVFTALKPLGFEKILMNGLSVREQAALFAEAGAIVASHGAALANLAFCKTGTTVVECFPSGYSDMAYWGIASRLDLAYACLAFPAVEGDPKHADFNIDPARLAETLAALGIRR
- a CDS encoding glycosyltransferase family 2 protein, translating into MRISVIIPSYQTAAYLEETLLSVLEQKYPDLELLVIDGGSTDGSIDILRKYEKHLAFWVSEPDRGQTHAINKGLQKMTGDAWMYLNSDDILLPGFLQTVEHYFKDPSIVWISGTADTFASNGVCGEIVPVPARTASEYLRPWGRSHSYLFPFSDACFMRRSVYEKLGRLG
- a CDS encoding glycosyltransferase family 1 protein — its product is MNVLYEGYVFDHSPRGGVSRYFHQLISGISLKAEARVTLLDNANCRDAALRWPNAKPCSYRWNRWMPGRLQMWREKRFLTGLAQAEINQIVHFTYYQTLRNVPFKEFHGCRVVTVHDCIHERFPETDPDGRLQKAKRAALDSADAIICISQSTRQDLSNYYPGLECKTRVVLHGTPQLPPLRKTDGVKSRPYFLYVGYRKGYKNFKLLARAFARFHAAYPETILKLAGQPFSTEEQAELAQAGLLEGMEHLGFLSEQDLAQLYSDALALVLTSRWEGFGFPILEAFACGTPVLASDIAPFREVAGNAALFFAENNEESLYLSLRKLAEENELREELKTLGRMRSPEFQLEKSIAATLAVYRELI
- a CDS encoding FkbM family methyltransferase, whose protein sequence is MKEFLRAHEWWKRLRNPPYRRRVREVERLRRSPRNLQMTTGLLGKPLQITDPASFLTMYEEIFENEYYRFSSPSPCPRILDAGANIGLACIYWKKLYPDARITAFEPDPGLLLVLEENLQSFDLTDVEVVAAALSDEKGSGRFDPRGGAAGRLSDSKTAGQVEVQQVLLSSRLNEPIDLLKLDIEGKEIDVLQECRGQLNRVERLFVEYHRFKDQPTRLRELLDILETAGFDAFIQSNCIVSQPFVKRPDWDGIEMALNIFAERKNL